In a single window of the Zonotrichia leucophrys gambelii isolate GWCS_2022_RI chromosome 2, RI_Zleu_2.0, whole genome shotgun sequence genome:
- the STARD3NL gene encoding STARD3 N-terminal-like protein isoform X2, with amino-acid sequence MIRVPADAENAHSSSVESCPSLRDVHSINPTQLMARIESYEGREKKGISDVRRTFCLFVTFDLLFITLLWIIELNVKGGIETTLEKEVLHYDYSSSYFDIFFTTAVTSAFLLAKVIISQLFSQGAFGYVLPIISFILAWIETWFLDFKVLPQEAEEENRFLIAQDASERAALLHPGVLSDGQFYSPPESVAGSDEDSEEKQDSEKPIV; translated from the exons ATGATTCGGGTCCCAGCTGATGCAGAAAATGCTCACAGTAGCAGTGTGGAATCTTGTCCTTCCTTGCGGGATGTCCACTCCATCAATCCCACACAGCTGATGGCAAGGATTGAGTCGTATGAaggcagggagaagaaaggCATCTCAGATGTCAGAAGgactttctgtttgtttgttacATTTGATCTCTTATTCATAACCTTACTGTGGATAATAGAATTGAAT GTAAAAGGAGGCATTGAGACTACCTTAGAGAAAGAAGTTCTACATTATGACTACTCTTCTTCATATTTTGATATATTT TTTACAACAGCAGTGACCAGTGCCTTTTTATTAGCAAAAGTAATTATTTCACAG cTGTTCTCACAGGGTGCTTTTGGCTATGTGCTGCCCATCATATCATTCATACTTGCCTGGATTGAAACTTGGTTCCTGGACTTTAAAGTGTTACCAcaagaagctgaagaagaaaata gatttttgATAGCACAGGATGCTTCAGAACGAGCAGCTCTTCTTCACCCAGGAGTCCTCTCTGATGGGCAGTTCTATTCTCCCCCTGAGTCTGTAGCAG GTTCTGATGAAGActctgaagaaaaacaagacaGTGAAAAACCAATTGTATAG
- the STARD3NL gene encoding STARD3 N-terminal-like protein isoform X1 codes for MIRVPADAENAHSSSVESCPSLRDVHSINPTQLMARIESYEGREKKGISDVRRTFCLFVTFDLLFITLLWIIELNVKGGIETTLEKEVLHYDYSSSYFDIFLLAVFRFKVLILAYAMCRLRHWWAIAFTTAVTSAFLLAKVIISQLFSQGAFGYVLPIISFILAWIETWFLDFKVLPQEAEEENRFLIAQDASERAALLHPGVLSDGQFYSPPESVAGSDEDSEEKQDSEKPIV; via the exons ATGATTCGGGTCCCAGCTGATGCAGAAAATGCTCACAGTAGCAGTGTGGAATCTTGTCCTTCCTTGCGGGATGTCCACTCCATCAATCCCACACAGCTGATGGCAAGGATTGAGTCGTATGAaggcagggagaagaaaggCATCTCAGATGTCAGAAGgactttctgtttgtttgttacATTTGATCTCTTATTCATAACCTTACTGTGGATAATAGAATTGAAT GTAAAAGGAGGCATTGAGACTACCTTAGAGAAAGAAGTTCTACATTATGACTACTCTTCTTCATATTTTGATATATTT CTACTGGCAGTCTTTCGGTTTAAGGTGTTAATACTTGCATATGCAATGTGCAGACTGCGCCATTGGTGGGCAATAGCT TTTACAACAGCAGTGACCAGTGCCTTTTTATTAGCAAAAGTAATTATTTCACAG cTGTTCTCACAGGGTGCTTTTGGCTATGTGCTGCCCATCATATCATTCATACTTGCCTGGATTGAAACTTGGTTCCTGGACTTTAAAGTGTTACCAcaagaagctgaagaagaaaata gatttttgATAGCACAGGATGCTTCAGAACGAGCAGCTCTTCTTCACCCAGGAGTCCTCTCTGATGGGCAGTTCTATTCTCCCCCTGAGTCTGTAGCAG GTTCTGATGAAGActctgaagaaaaacaagacaGTGAAAAACCAATTGTATAG